One Vicia villosa cultivar HV-30 ecotype Madison, WI unplaced genomic scaffold, Vvil1.0 ctg.002570F_1_1, whole genome shotgun sequence genomic window, GAAAAACAGAATGAGTTTTACCACATACTTCCTTTTTGGAGAATCATAAAGACTGAACGGTTCCTTTAGAAAACCTATAGAACATGCCATTGCAGTTACATACATATACTTGAGCAAGAATATAGGAAACcataaaaaaaacttatcattACTTCACTGGTTATGAACATATCCATAATTCAAACCAATTCAACAATGCTACAAAATTACAAGTATGGAACACTGTTACAAACTAACAACTACACACAAAATTAAAACAGACCAAACATACAATTGTGGGCGGATCAAAAAAGAAGTGCAGAGTACTCCCACTAATGCTGCAACAAAAACAAATACAGTCGAATTTTTTTACCTAATCAGCTAAGACCATAAAACAATCAAATCAAGTGGGAAAAATCCACACCGACGAGACAAAAAACGATAACTAATCAGCCAATTACTAGTGTTACGTCAAACCAAAATTTCATGTCAGCTGTTAACCATAATTCAGTGTATCAGGACATTTCATCGAACACCTTGCGGGCGAGGacaaaatcttcatttttcttccGGTTTAGCTTTATGATGATGTATACTTCTAATTTTAGTTCAAACCAAAATCTACACCAAAATCGAATCACAACCAAACTGTAGTAGAACCTGTAATTGAGTGAAACcgtaaaaatgcaagaattccaaaaTGCAACCAATTTTGAATAGAAAACGTAAATCAAATTCTTTACTAAACTAAAAGTCAATTTGAAATCAAAAAAACCTGTATCAAAAATTTGGCTCAAATGCTAAATATGAACCGTGAAAAGCTCTGGTCGAATCCATACTCTGCACTGAAAATTTTGTCTGATTTCTTAATCGTGCTTGTCGTCACTACTACCCACATTCATCGAGTTATGCGATGTCCTTCTGAAATGAGCGAAAGGTCGTGCGATAAGAGAAAAGAGAATGAATGTGTGATGAGAAGAGCGATTTCCCATCAAACTTCGTTGAAACCCGAAATCACCATTGCCTGAAGCAACGCCAAATGCATGCGATGAAGTTCACCGCAAGTTGATTGAAAAATGAGTTTCGTGAAAGAGTTGTTAATAATGAGTTTTAGTATaatgtttaatatattttattcaccTAATAAATGTAGACTCATTAATATTCACTCATTAATAAGTGATGATGTATagtaatatataaatttattactttaagtatgatatatttttatgcaatatgttgttttttaaagataataacctctttttaaataaaatatgagttTAAAATTGCTCTAAATAATACCCAAATAttcaatataacaaaaattaataaaatacgaaaaaaatttaaagtgaaacactgaataattaaatattaattttaatatattaatatataatattaaaaatataccattaaatattttgattaagcTAGTCAATAGTGACAAGTTCAAACACTTGTGTCATAGATTGATGATTTAAGTCCcacatcttcaaactcacacaaATAAAGCAAATTAGACACAATCAAACATGAAACAAGATTAAATTATAggataaacaaaaatatatatatattagagcaTAAAGTAAGAGCTGATCGTAGCACCAAAAAGacggaagaagagagagaatgataTATTTGTGTTCCAATCGCATCACAAAATATAAAGCATGTTAAATGATTCAAGTAATATTCCCGAGCTCACAGCACTCTCCTAATCAAGACTGGTTTACAGAAGGGATCTCATGTGTCTTAGGGGATGGGACTCTCACAAATTTTTGGGTTAACCGTTGGCATGGTGGTGTTGCTTTAAGAGAGTTATATCCGGCTGTGTTCGAAAAGGCTTCTAATAAATCTGCTCTTGTCTCTGAATGCGGGTTTTTTGTAGAAGATTCTTGGCATTGGAGGATTAATCTGTGCGATGGAGGTGTCGTGGGGGAGGGCGTGCAGCAGTTACAAGAATTATATGACATTCTGCAGGGCGTTTCACCGCAGCTTTCATCTGTGGATAGGTTTAAGTGGTTTAAGGAGGGGGAAGGCGTTTATTCGGTAGCGTCGGGATATGCAGAATTCTTCAACAGGTTGGAAATTGATTCGGCCCAGCACCTGAACATGGATGCTATGCGGTTAGTTTGGGAATCTCAAGTGCCCTCGAAGCTGGATGTGTTTGGTTGGAGGATCCTTCGCGATAGGCTACCGTCTAGAGATCAATTGGCTGCTCGTGGAATTATATTAGACGAAAGTGATTCGGTATGTGTGTTCTGTTATAACGAATTTGAAACCGTTAACCATTTATTTGTTGATTGCTGTGTTTCAAAAGCTGTCTGGCAGAAGATGGGGGTATGGTTAGGAGTGGTTTTGAATAGCTATGAGGTAGTTGATGATCATTTGCTGAGTTTTGCTGAGAATTTAGTCGGGTTGGTGCATAAACGGAAGCGTCTTGTGGTGTGGTTGGCTACAGTTTGGGCGCTATGGTGGATGCGGAATGAGATCATTTTTAATGATCAAGATTACCATGAAGATGAGGTGGTTCACAAAGCAATTACTTTAGCATGGATGTGGAATGTATTAGGCTCTAAATCTAATGTTGTATCTGATTTTTACTTATGGTGCCATTGTCCGGTCCAATTCTTGAACTGTCGATAATTGTATGTTTACGTCTTGAGTACGTTTTGTGCTCTTGATTATTCAATATATcattgcttatcaaaaaaaaaaagtaatatttttCATGTTTATTATAATAATGGATGGCGGGCTTCACAATACCTACCATGACATTATATATGTGTGAGAAAGCTtcctattatcttcattcataacTTCACACTACTCACCATGGCTTTTCATCTCACAAACCTTCCAACTCACAGACTATTCTCTCTTGTTTTCTTTTTCCTGTTGGCCACAAATATAAACTCAGCTCAACCACTTTCCTTCAATTTCAACAAACTCACCAATGGTAATCCAGAATTAATCATTCAAGGGGACGCCCATTTTGTAGACGGTGGTTTTGTGGCACTCACCAACAGAACACCTCCAGCTACAACCACAGGACGTGCCTTATATAAAACACCTGTGACCCTTTGGAACGATACTACTGGCCAAGTTGCCAGCTTTAACACTTCCTTTTCGTTCGTTGTAGAATCCCCGGAGGAACAACCTTGTCCAACTGATGGACTGATCTTTTTCATTGCACCCCTGGACACCGTGATTCCCAATAACTCAGACAGTAGATATCTAGGAGTAGTTGATGGTAAAAATGCAATAAATCGATTTGTTGGTTTAGAGTTTGACCTTTATCCCAATTATTTTGATCCCTATATGAGACATATTGGAATCGATGTCAACTCTTTAATTTCGCTCAAAACTGAGAAATGGAATTGGGTGAGTGATTCATTGACAAAAGTAACTATAACATATGACTCTCCTTCTAACGAGTTGAGTGCTCTTGTCACTTACGAGAATGGAGAATACACTAGCATTGCACAAGCGGTTGATTTGAAAACTGTGCTTCCCAACATTGTTAGGATTGGTTTTTCTGCTACTTCAAAAACTGGTGTAGCACACAACATTCATTCATGGTCATTCGCATCAGACTTGGAAACAACTATAAGCAGTGTCTCAGACATATGAATGAATAATATTATTACAGTACAGGCTATGCTTACTTACCAGCAGCTTGtaataattaactaatatttCTAAATAATGACCCTGCTTACTAGCAGCTACGTGTAATTTCTTATAAAATAAAGACCATGCTTTTCTACTATGTTTCAGTTAAATTTTCTTgctatatttcaattatatttttcttttgtcttaatatatttctttttaaataaatacaATGCTTGAACTATGCGAATTAATAGTAgcttgaaattataaaataaatagtgtTTAccacatatttattattaattttcatattaataaataattacatATACATGAAGTGTCCAGTAGATCCATACTCAAGTAGATCCATACTCAGGTTATTTTGCTTCTATTGCGCCCAGGAGTTTCAAGAGGAAGGAGAAGAAAGCCTCTCTTGCGGACCATCCggtagatgaagatgatgatatcTCTAACGGTACATTCATTCCATGTTCTTCTCATACTGACTCTGAAGTGTTACGCTGTAATAGTAGATTACTGAATCCTCTGCATTCAGAGGTGGGGAGAAAGATGTGGAATTCAGTCATTAATTTAGGAGTGTCGGGGCAGAAGGATGATTTAATGGGTATTAATAAAATGGAAGGCCTTGAAAGGAGGGGTTTAGAGGATGAGTTGGTGAGGAAGGTGAAATATAAGAAGGAATTATGATTATTCTTTCATATAATATTAGAGGGGGCGGTATAgcatcaaaaagaagaagaatcagTTATCTGTTAAATTCTTGCAAGGCAGACATTAGTTTTCTTCAGGAAACAAAATTGTCTTTGTTTAGTGACGTTCTGGCTAGTTCCTTTTGGAGTGGCTCCGATTTGGAATGGTCGGCTGGTAATGCGGTAGGTGCAGCAGGAGGAACGGTTATTTTATGGAAGAAGGGTCTGTTGGATGTTTTATATAGCTTCACGGGTATCGGTTACGTAGGTATTAATGCTGATTGGAAAGGGCTaaatattaatttgattaatATTTACGCTCCTTGCAGTGCTGCAGCGAGGAAAAAGTTGTGGAATTCGTTGATTGATATCAGGGCCAGAAACTCTACTTCCGAATGGTGCATTGGTGGAGACTTTAATGAGATTTCGAACAGTGATGAAAGAGTAGGGAGTGGGAATTACTTTTGCAGAAAAGGCGTGGAAGAGTTCAGGGAATTCATTGGTGAGATGGAAGTGGAAGACGTTCCGTGTGTGGGAGGAAGATTCACTTGGTTCAAAGATAACGGGAAAGCAATGAGTAGGATCGATAGATTTTTGCTTTCGAAAAACCTTATTGATGTGTGGGGAGTGGTAGATCAACGGATTTGTAAGAGGGATATATCGGATCATGCTCCTATTCTTCTATTCCCCGGTGTTCTAGATTGGGGACCAAAATCTTTCAAATTTAACAATGCTTGGTTCAAGTACGAAGCTTTCAAGGGATTTATTCATGAAGAGTGGTCTAAGATGTCTATAGTAGGAAGGGGTGATTTTGTGTTATTCGAGAAATTAAAATGTTTGAAAGCTAGATTAAAAGTTTGGAATCGGGAGATTTTCGGATGGATTGATCTCAAAGTGGACAAAGAGGTGGACTACATTAATGAGGCGGATGTCATCTTGGAGGAAAACTTTGGGGGCAGCATAGAGGAAATTGTAGACAAGAGAAGGAACGCTACTATTAACATGTGGAAAACCTTACACTTGAAAGAAAGCATGCTTAGATTAAAATCTAGACAATTGTGGCTTAAGGACGGTGATAAAAATTCTCGTTTTTTCCATAACTCCATCCAGAAGAGAAATCGCAAGAATGCAATTTCGGTTTTGGAAGGAAAAGACGGGAGGGTGGAAGGTGTTGAGGAGGTGAAGGCGGAGGTaaaacatcattttgaaaatttctttaaagaAGAAGATTTCTTTAGGGCGGTGCCGGTAGGTTTGTCTCTTAATCGGCTTAGTGAGGAGGATGGGCTTTGGTTGGAGAGGGATCCAACGGAGGAAGAGATAAAGGAAGCGGTGTGGGATTGTGATGGTAACAAGAGCCCGGGTCCGGATGACTTCACTCTTGAGTTTTTCCAAAGTTGTTGGGAAACATTAAAGGGTGATATCGTTCGATTTGTTGAGGACTTCTTTAAAAAAGCAAGACTTACCAAAGGATGTACGTCATCAATTTTGGCTTTAATTTCAAAAGTTAGGAATCCCCAATCTCTCTCGGATTATAGACCGATATGTCTAGTCGGAAGCTTGTATAAGATCTTGGCAAAACTTCTAGCAAGAAGGTTGAAACAAGTGATAGGGAAGTTGGTGTCTTCTAACCAAACGGCTTTCATTCCGGGAAGAAACATAGCGGACGGGGTCCTAGTGGTGAACGAAGTGTTGGACTTTTCTAAAAGGTACAATAGGAATTGCGTGGTGCTTAAGGTTGACTTTGAGAAAGCTTATGACCGTGTTAGTTGGAAGTTCTTAAGCTATGTTTTAACCAAGATGGGATTTGGAGTCGCTTGGCTTAAATGGATGGAAAGTTTGATCTTTTCTAGAAATATGGCTGTCCTCGTTAATGGTGGTATTACAAAGGATTTTCATGTGGAGAAGGGACTTCGCCAAGGGGATCCTCTTTCCCCTTTCCTCTTCGTTTTGGTCACGGAGGTTTTAACGGCCTTGATGAAAAAGGCTATTTCTATTGGTGAGTTCCGTCCTTTCAAACTCAACAATAATGTGGAAGTTAGTTtactccaatttgcggatgatacgatCCTAATAGGGGAAGGAGACACTTCTAATCTTTGGAGTATGAAATCCATCCTAAGAGGCTTTGAGATTATGTCGGGATTGAGGATTAATTTCCAAAAGAGCAATATTTACGGGGTAAATGTGGGAGAAGGGTACCTTGAGGCGGCCTCTATTTTTCTTTCGTGTAAGATAGATAGACTTCCTTTTAAGTTCCTTGGAGTGAGAGTGGGAGATAGCCCGCGGAAGTATTCAATGTGGAAGGATTTGATCTTGGCTTTGAAGAATAGATTGGCAGTTTGAAAAGGTGTGCATATTAATTTAGGCGGGCGGGTGTGTTTGATTAACGCCGTCTTAAATGCTCTTCCTATCTATTCACTATCGTTTTATAAAGCCCCTTCCAAGGTACTTAATGAGATTTCTGCTAttcaaagaaaatttctttggagtggGTGTGGCTCTGAAAGATCTAtcaattgggttagttggaataTTGTGTGCAAACCGATTGAGGAAGGAGGTTTGGGGATAAAGAGCGTGGAGGTTATGAATGTGGCTCTTCTTAGCAAATGGAAATGGATGATTCTAACGGAAGAGACGGCGGTTTGGAGGGACATTATTTAGGCACGTTACGGCAATGTGAAGAGGAATGTGCTTATTGGTGATGTGTCGGTCATTGAAAAAAGGGACTCAATTTGGTGGCGTGACTTGATTATTTCTGATAATGATGAACAACTATTGTATCAAAATTTTACAGGTGCTATTAGTTGCAATATTGGAGAGAGAGTTGAGGTTCCTTTTTGGTATGGTTGCTGGGCTGCTCCGCAGCCATTAATGGTGTTATTCCCGGTTTTATTCGCGGCGGCAAAGGATGATAGCATGGCGGTGGCTTCAGCGGGCAGGTTTGTCGGTACTGAATGGAGATGGGAAAAGGAAGCGGTTCTGCATAATTCTGGCAGTCCCAGCACAGCGGATCTTTGGCTGCTGCTTGTGGACAGTATCGAGTTCCTCGTGCCTACAGCAGGTGTGAAGGATGCGTTTAAGTGGATGCTGAATAACGATGACTGTTTCTCTGTCAAATCTTGCTTTAATTGGTTTCACGATAAGCTGTCCGGAGGGCCTTTATTAGACACGGTGGTAAAGGCGGCTTCGTTCATGTGGAAGGTAAATGCTCCATCTAAATTTCTTTTCTTCGGCTAGAAAATTGTCCATAATAGGATTGCAACTAAAGATCATTTGCATAAGAGAGGGGTTCTTGATGTCAATGATTTAAGTTGTGTTTTTTGCTTATCGACGGAGGAAGATCTAAACCATCAGCTAGGAGGCTGCACGGTTTTGAAAGGCCTTTGGCAGAAGGTCTTTGAGTGGATTGGGGTAAGTTTTGGCTTGTCTTTGGAAGCTTTCATGCAGTACCCTTTTTTCTGTGACAAAGTGATCAACTTAACCAAAAGAAGGATAGTGGGAGCTATTTGGTTAGCAACTTGTTGGACCATATGGATGAGCCGTAACAACATCATCTTCAAAAACGCTCGTTTTAGCTTTCTTGAGAGCTTGTCGGAGGTGGTTTACAGGTCTTGGGAGTGGTTAGAATCGGTTATGCTGTTTTATCTAGCGGTTATGTTTTTCCCTCTGTATTTGGGTAGAGCAACCCTTTTGCTCTAATTAaatcaattgcctattaaaaaataataatgacttATCTTTCTCATATAGATGTTGAAATAAAAACTTTTTCATTTTGTCttctaaaataaaatgataaaaatcatTTGTATAATGATTTTTCG contains:
- the LOC131639254 gene encoding non-seed lectin-like, translated to MAFHLTNLPTHRLFSLVFFFLLATNINSAQPLSFNFNKLTNGNPELIIQGDAHFVDGGFVALTNRTPPATTTGRALYKTPVTLWNDTTGQVASFNTSFSFVVESPEEQPCPTDGLIFFIAPLDTVIPNNSDSRYLGVVDGKNAINRFVGLEFDLYPNYFDPYMRHIGIDVNSLISLKTEKWNWVSDSLTKVTITYDSPSNELSALVTYENGEYTSIAQAVDLKTVLPNIVRIGFSATSKTGVAHNIHSWSFASDLETTISSVSDI